The genomic stretch ATTTGTAGCAACTGCTAAAAGTAAAGCAACAAATATTGCTTTTAAAAATGGATTGAATAACTCTATCATAAAAAATATTGTGATAGCTGCTATAAAAATTAAAAAGTAAACTGGTCTCAAAATAAAGTGCCTTCGTCATCTAATTTCTGACTATTTGGATATGAAAGTCTAAACATTTCATATGTTTTTAATGCTGCTATTCTTCCTCTTGCTGTTCTTTCTATAAAACCATTTGCAAGTAAGTATGGTTCAATTGCATCTTCAATAGTTCCTTCATCTTCACTAAGTGCAGCTGCAATTGTTGAAAGTCCCATAGGTTTACCTTTATTTGATACTAGTAATTCAAGTAGGTTAATATCCATTTCATCAAATCCACTTTCATTTACTCCTAGTTCATCCAAGGCATATTTACATCTTTTTAAATTTATACTATCTTCATTTTCAACTTCTGCAAAGTCTCTTACTCGTCTAAGTAATCGTAGGGCAACTCTTGGTGTTCCTCTGCTTCTTTGCGAAATTTCACGAGCTGCATCATCATTGCAATATTTATTTAATTTACTTGAAGCTATTTGGAGTATTTTTGCTAATTCTTCATGATTATAAAACTGCATTCTAAAATGCATTCCAAATCGTTCACGTAATGGATTTGATAACATTCCAGCTCTTGTAGTTGCACCAATTAGTGTAAACCTTGGTAGATCAATTTTAACAGTTTGAGCAGCAGGTCCTGAACCAATTATAATATCAAGTCTATAATCTTCCATAGCAGGATAAAGTATTTCTTCAACAGCAGGTGATAGTCTATGAATTT from Poseidonibacter antarcticus encodes the following:
- the ruvB gene encoding Holliday junction branch migration DNA helicase RuvB, with the translated sequence MERIVEVESISFEEENNEVSLRPSSWDDYIGQEKIKRNLKVFIEASRKRNEALDHILFYGPPGLGKTTISYLISNEMDTNIKITAGPMIEKSGDLAAILTNLEEGDILFIDEIHRLSPAVEEILYPAMEDYRLDIIIGSGPAAQTVKIDLPRFTLIGATTRAGMLSNPLRERFGMHFRMQFYNHEELAKILQIASSKLNKYCNDDAAREISQRSRGTPRVALRLLRRVRDFAEVENEDSINLKRCKYALDELGVNESGFDEMDINLLELLVSNKGKPMGLSTIAAALSEDEGTIEDAIEPYLLANGFIERTARGRIAALKTYEMFRLSYPNSQKLDDEGTLF